In Mixophyes fleayi isolate aMixFle1 chromosome 4, aMixFle1.hap1, whole genome shotgun sequence, the following proteins share a genomic window:
- the LOC142151162 gene encoding uncharacterized protein LOC142151162, producing the protein MGILRRSTAFLLLSCLMIEFLTPQATTIMESTNAESFDPTHPSTAETSELSESGTAESSNPTNPFTAETSDLSDSVTAESSDPTHPFTAETSDLSDSVTAESSDPTHPSTDETSDLSDSVTAESSDPTHPSTDETSDLSDSVTAESSDPTHPSTDETSDLSESVTAESSNPTYPSTAETSDLSDSVTAESSNPSHPSTDETSDLSDSVTAESSDPTHPSTDETSDLSDLVTAESSDPTHPSTAETSDLSESETAESSNPTNSFTAETSDLSDSVTAESSDPSHPSTDETSDLSDSVTAESSDPTHPSTDETSDLSDLVTAESSDPTHPSTAETSDLSESVTAESSDPTHPSTAKTSDLSESVTAESSDPTHPSTSETSDLSDSVTAESSNPTHPSTAETSDLSDSVSAKSSNPTHSSTDETSDLSDSVTVESSDPTHPSTAETSDLSESVSAESSDPTHPSTAETSDLSETGTAESSNPTNSFTAETSDLSDSVTAESSDPTHPSTDETSDLPDSVTAESSDPTHLSTDETSDLSESVTAESSNPTYPSTAETSDLSDSVSAESSTPTHPSTAETSDLSDSVSAESSDPTHPSTAETSDLSESVTAESSDPTHPSTSETSDLSDSVTAESSNPTNLSTAETSDLSDSVSAKSSNPTHPSTAETSDISDSVTAESSNPTHSSTAETSDLSDSVTAETSDPTHTSTAETSDLSDSVTAESSNPTHPFTAETSQLSETVTDESSNPTHPSTAETSQLSEAVTAESSNPTHTSSAETSDLSDSVTVESSNPTHSSAAETSYQSDSVTAVSSNLTHPATADTSDLSDSVTAKSSNPTHPSTDATSDLSDYVTAETSDPAHPSTAETSQLSEAVTDKSPNPTYPSTAETSQLSETVTAESSNPTHPSATETTDLSDSVTAESSNPTHPSTAETSQLSEAVTAESSNPTHPSTTETSDLSDSVTAESSNPTHPSFAETSDLSDSVTAELSYSTHLSTAETSQLSEAVTSESSNPTHPSTSETSQLSEAVTDESSNPTHPSTAETSELSEAVTAESSNPTHSSTAESSDLSDSVTDESSNPTHPSTAETSQLSEALTSESSNPTHPSTSETSQLSEAVTDESSNPTHPSTAETSQLSEALTSESSNPTHPSTSETSQLSEAVTDESSNPTHPSTAETSHLSEAVTTDSSNPTHPSTAETTELSYSVTAESSNPTHLSTAETSYVSESVTAESSETTLPPTAETSHLSEAVTAETSNLSHLSTVEITILSEKVTAESSIPTLLSTAETSHLSGSVTAESSNPTHSSTAETTILSEAVTAETSNPSHLSTVETSNLSGSVTAESSNPTHLSTAETTHLSEAVTAESSNPTHLSTAETTILSEKVSAESSNPTHPSSVETPILSEAMTAESSNPTHLSSAETSHLSEAVTAESSNPAHLSTAETSHLSEAVTSYTSSLSETDSAKSTSPSDSENSESTSETKPAEFSTSSESHTIVSSSPAESATTKSSSPTKSYHPTDRVTAETSITTEPGTAGLFSPTEPATLESSIATESLSSETFNPTEPDTSEQSSPTKTAATTAASILTELITSQIIISTESVTAKPFSPTESATAESSIATESVTVESTIQTEAITAKSSNPTEHTTADSSTSIETSIAESNSPTVPDISQSTSLTKPVTAELTEPTGPVTAELFSSTKPASAKSTNPTGPASVESSSTLVTATTESTIPTVPATAELSSPTWPDNAETSSPIKTATPESPSPTETAYTKLISPSEPTSAESSSPRQPATAKSTSPTGPNTVESRSPTESENAKTSVLTESVISEITMSTKSVSVTFIPTASVTSDTSILTKTATAELTSPTGSATAEPTHTFISKSPSSIQAVTAESSSLTKSVTVESSKPTKHTTDTTFSSTGDMTLTTFSPTTTGSPSTLIPVPPTTTALPITSTMPTTSKKPGTVINCNSGYHDGIKCVCGEKFYGTHCEFIVAEMRSAELEASVDITVTVKNVEFTEELKDTSSLQYGVFEQRFKEQMKLVYGRIPNYNGVKIISLKKGSIIVDHLVLLHVSIDKFDSVVSDMTAIIKSTECTSMVLNDETLCFEASETKVINSTIDTSGICSNLTGIPEEVEKYYVPRNVSGETKCVSRCSANSESPMNCNRGQCSVTLKGPHCYCESSDQFWYTGDQCQLPISKPGVYGGVAAGLALLLIIIVTLAVISYRRRNVSDKDKLIDNDRRWYEDGWEEDSQEPGKLPNSYSNINGSVGSNFQPNLDKVDTNVKMTVPRPIIMPDTIFWESTS; encoded by the exons ATGGGGATTCTGCGGAGGTCCACAGCATTCCTGTTGTTATCCTGCCTGATGATTG AGTTTCTAACTCCTCAAGCAACAACTATAATGGAATCTACGAATGCAGAATCTTTCGATCCAacacatccatctactgctgaaaCCTCTGAACTATCAGAATCAGGGACTGCTGAATCATCCAATCCAACAAATCCATTTACTGCTGAAACCTCTGATCTATCAGATTCAGTGACTGCTGAATCATCCGATCCAACACATCCATTTACTGCTGAAACCTCTGATCTATCAGATTCAGTGACTGCTGAATCATCCGATCCAACACATCCATCTACTGATGAAACCTCTGATCTATCAGATTCAGTGACTGCTGAATCATCCGATCCAACACATCCATCTACTGATGAAACCTCTGATCTATCAGATTCAGTGACTGCTGAATCATCCGATCCAACACATCCATCTACTGATGAAACTTCTGATCTATCAGAATCAGTGACAGCTGAATCATCCAATCCAACATATCCATCCACTGCTGAAACATCTGATCTATCAGATTCAGTGACTGCTGAATCATCCAATCCATCACATCCATCTACTGATGAAACCTCTGATCTATCAGATTCAGTGACTGCTGAATCGTCCGATCCAACACATCCATCTACTGATGAAACTTCTGATCTATCAGATTTAGTAACTGCTGAATCATCCGATCCAacacatccatctactgctgaaaCCTCTGATCTATCAGAATCAGAGACTGCTGAATCATCCAATCCAACAAATTCATTTACAGCTGAAACCTCTGATCTATCAGATTCAGTGACTGCTGAATCATCCGATCCATCACATCCATCTACTGATGAAACCTCTGATCTATCAGATTCAGTGACTGCTGAATCGTCCGATCCAACACATCCATCTACTGATGAAACTTCTGATCTTTCAGATTTAGTGACTGCTGAATCATCCGATCCAacacatccatctactgctgaaaCCTCTGATCTATCAGAATCAGTGACAGCTGAATCATCCGATCCAACACATCCATCTACTGCTAAAACCTCTGATCTATCAGAATCAGTGACTGCTGAATCATCCGATCCAACACATCCATCTACTTCTGAAACCTCTGATCTATCAGATTCAGTGACAGCTGAATCGTCCAATCCAACACATCCATCAACTGCTGAGACCTCTGATCTATCAGATTCAGTGAGTGCTAAATCATCCAATCCAACACATTCATCTACTGATGAAACCTCTGATCTATCAGATTCAGTGACAGTTGAATCATCCGATCCAacacatccatctactgctgaaaCCTCTGATCTATCAGAGTCAGTGAGTGCTGAATCATCCGATCCAacacatccatctactgctgaaaCCTCTGATCTATCAGAAACAGGGACTGCTGAATCATCCAATCCAACAAATTCATTTACAGCTGAAACCTCTGATTTATCAGATTCAGTGACTGCTGAATCATCCGATCCAACACATCCATCTACTGATGAAACCTCTGATCTACCAGATTCAGTAACTGCTGAATCATCCGATCCAACACATCTATCTACTGATGAAACCTCTGATCTATCAGAATCAGTGACAGCTGAATCGTCCAATCCAACATATCCATCCACTGCTGAAACATCTGATCTATCAGATTCAGTGAGTGCTGAATCATCCACTCCAacacatccatctactgctgaaaCCTCTGATCTATCAGATTCAGTGAGTGCTGAATCATCCGATCcaactcatccatctactgctgaaaCCTCTGATCTATCAGAATCAGTGACTGCTGAATCATCCGATCCAACACATCCATCTACTTCTGAAACCTCTGATCTATCAGATTCAGTGACAGCTGAATCGTCCAATCCAACAAATCTATCAACTGCTGAAACCTCTGATCTATCAGATTCAGTGAGTGCTAAATCATCCAATCCAacacatccatctactgctgaaaCCTCTGATATATCAGATTCAGTGACTGCTGAATCATCCAATCCAACACATTCATCTACTGCTGAAACCTCTGATCTATCAGATTCTGTGACTGCTGAAACATCCGATCCAACACATACATCTACTGCTGAAACCTCTGATCTATCAGATTCAGTGACAGCTGAATCATCCAATCCAACACATCCATTTACTGCTGAAACCTCTCAATTATCAGAAACAGTGACTGATGAATCATCCAATCCAacacatccatctactgctgaaaCCTCTCAATTATCAGAAGCAGTGACTGCTGAATCATCCAATCCAACACATACATCTTCTGCTGAAACCTCTGATCTATCAGATTCAGTGACCGTTGAATCATCCAATCCTACACATTCATCTGCTGCTGAAACCTCTTATCAATCAGATTCAGTGACTGCTGTATCATCCAATCTAACACATCCAGCTACTGCTGACACCTCTGATTTATCAGATTCAGTGACTGCAAAGTCATCCAATCCAACACATCCATCTACTGATGCAACCTCTGATCTATCAGATTATGTGACTGCTGAAACATCCGATCCAGcacatccatctactgctgaaaCCTCTCAATTATCAGAAGCAGTGACTGATAAATCACCCAATCCAACatatccatctactgctgaaaCCTCTCAATTATCAGAAACAGTGACTGCTGAATCATCCAATCCAACACATCCATCTGCTACTGAAACCACTGATCTATCAGATTCAGTGACTGCTGAGTCATCCAATCCAacacatccatctactgctgaaaCCTCTCAATTATCAGAAGCAGTGACTGCCGAGTCATCCAATCCAAcacatccatctactactgaaaCCTCTGATCTATCAGATTCAGTGACAGCTGAATCATCCAATCCAACACATCCATCTTTTGCTGAAACCTCTGATCTATCAGATTCAGTGACTGCTGAGTTATCCTATTCAACACATCTGTCTACAGCTGAAACTTCTCAATTATCAGAAGCAGTAACATCTGAATCATCCAATCCAACACACCCATCTACTTCTGAAACCTCTCAATTATCAGAAGCAGTGACTGATGAATCATCCAATCCAACACATCCTTCTACTGCTGAAACCTCTGAATTATCAGAAGCAGTGACTGCTGAATCATCCAATCCAACACATTCATCTACTGCTGAATCCTCTGATCTATCAGATTCAGTGACTGATGAATCATCCAATCCAacacatccatctactgctgaaaCCTCTCAATTATCAGAAGCATTAACATCTGAATCATCCAATCCAACACACCCATCTACTTCTGAAACCTCTCAATTATCAGAAGCAGTGACTGATGAATCATCCAATCCAacacatccatctactgctgaaaCCTCTCAATTATCAGAAGCATTAACATCTGAATCTTCCAATCCAACACACCCATCTACTTCTGAAACCTCTCAATTATCAGAAGCAGTGACTGATGAATCATCCAATCCAacacatccatctactgctgaaaCCTCTCATTTATCAGAAGCAGTGACTACAGATTCATCTAATCCAacacatccatctactgctgaaaCCACAGAACTATCATATTCAGTGACTGCTGAATCATCCAATCCAACACATCTGTCTACAGCTGAAACCTCCTATGTATCAGAATCAGTGACGGCTGAATCATCCGAAACAACACTTCCACCTACTGCTGAAACCTCTCATTTATCAGAAGCAGTGACTGCTGAAACATCTAACCTATCACACCTATCTACAGTTGAAATTACTATTTTATCAGAAAAAGTGACTGCTGAATCATCCATTCCAACACTTCTATCTACTGCTGAAACTTCTCATTTATCAGGATCAGTGACTGCTGAATCATCCAATCCAACACATTCATCTACAGCTGAAACCACAATTTTATCAGAAGCAGTGACAGCTGAAACATCTAATCCATCACACCTATCTACAGTTGAAACCTCTAATTTATCAGGTTCAGTGACTGCTGAATCATCCAATCCAACACATCTATCTACAGCTGAAACTACTCATTTATCAGAAGCAGTGACTGCTGAATCATCCAATCCAACACATCTATCTACAGCTGAGACCACTATTTTATCAGAAAAAGTGTCTGCTGAATCATCCAATCCAACACATCCATCTTCAGTTGAAACCCCCATTTTATCAGAAGCAATGACTGCTGAATCATCCAATCCAACACATCTATCTAGTGCTGAAACCTCTCATTTATCAGAAGCAGTGACTGCTGAATCATCCAATCCAGCACATCTATCTACTGCTGAAACCTCTCATTTATCAGAAGCAGTGACTTCTTATACATCCAGTCTATCAGAAACAGACAGTGCTAAATCAACCAGTCCATCAGATTCTGAGAATTCTGAATCAACCAGTGAAACCAAGCCAGCTGAATTTTCCACTTCATCAGAGTCACACACTATTGTTTCATCCAGTCCAGCAGAGTCAGCTACCACTAAGTCATCCAGTCCAACAAAATCATACCATCCAACAGATAGAGTAACTGCTGAAACTTCCATTACAACAGAGCCAGGTACAGCTGGACTGTTTAGTCCAACAGAGCCAGCTACTCTTGAATCATCGATTGCAACAGAATCATTGTCTTCTGAAACATTTAATCCAACAGAGCCAGATACTTCTGAACAATCCAGTCCAACAAAAACAGCTGCTACTACTGCAGCATCCATCCTAACAGAATTAATAACGTCTCAAATAATCATTTCAACAGAATCAGTAACTGCTAAACCATTCAGTCCAACAGAGTCAGCAACTGCTGAGTCCTCAATTGCAACGGAATCGGTAACTGTTGAATCAACCATTCAAACTGAAGCTATAACTGCTAAATCATCTAATCCAACAGAGCACACTACTGCTGACTCATCCACATCTATAGAAACATCAATTGCTGAATCAAACAGTCCAACAGTTCCAGATATTTCTCAATCAACCAGTCTAACAAAGCCAGTTACTGCTGAATTAACTGAACCAACAGGTCCAGTTACTGCTGAATTATTCAGTTCAACAAAGCCAGCTAGTGCTAAATCAACCAACCCTACAGGACCAGCTAGTGTTGAATCATCCAGTACATTAGTGACAGCAACTACTGAATCAACCATTCCAACAGTTCCAGCTACTGCTGAATTATCCAGTCCAACATGGCCTGATAATGCTGAAACATCTAGTCCAATAAAGACAGCTACTCCAGAATCACCAAGTCCAACAGAGACAGCTTATACCAAGTTAATAAGCCCATCAGAACCAACTTCTGCTGAATCATCCAGTCCCAGGCAGCCAGCTACTGCTAAATCAACTAGTCCAACAGGGCCAAATACTGTTGAATCACGCAGCCCAACAGAATCAGAAAATGCCAAAACATCTGTTTTAACAGAATCAGTGATTTCTGAAATAACCATGTCAACAAAATCTGTATCTGTAACATTCATCCCAACAGCATCAGTGACTTCAGATACATCCATTCTAACAAAAACAGCAACTGCTGAATTAACCAGTCCAACAGGGTCAGCTACCGCTgaaccaacacacacatttatctCTAAGTCACCAAGTTCAATTCAAGCAGTTACCGCTGAATCATCCAGTTTAACTAAATCAGTTACTGTTGAATCATCCAAACCAACTAAACATACTACTGATACCACATTTAGTTCAACAGGAGATATGACATTGACAACCTTCAGCCCAACTACAACTGGATCACCAAGCACATTGATCCCTGTTCCTCCAACTACCACAGCTCTGCCTATCACAAGTACAATGCCAACTACATCTAAAAAACCAG GTACTGTCATTAACTGCAACAGTGGTTATCACGAtggcataaaatgtgtgtgtggagaaaaaTTCTACGGGACTCATTGTGAATTTATCGTAGCTGAAATGAGATCAG CTGAACTTGAAGCCTCAGTTGATATTACAGTCACTGTGAAGAATGTAGAGTTTACAGAAGAGCTAAAGGACACATCATCACTACAATATGGTGTTTTTGAACAACGGTTCAAGGAGCAG ATGAAACTAGTTTATGGTAGGATTCCAAACTACAATGGTGTGAAGATCATCTCCCTCAA gaAAGGAAGTATCATAGTTGATCATCTGGTTTTACTTCATGTTTCCATTGACAAATTTGACAGCGTTGTATCTGACATGACGGCAATAATAAAAAGCACAGAGTGTACATCTATGGTCTTGAATGACG